In the genome of Bacillus thuringiensis, the window AGTAGAGAATGGGGTATGTCAATAAAGTCATATAAAAGGGATACAGATTTTTTGTATTTGGCAGAAAAGAATTTTACAAAAGAAGAATTTGAGCAGTATGTTCAATTATTTAAAGAAGCTAAAGAAATTCATAAAAAAGCAATGGTTAATAAAAAAGTACCTGAGAATTATGATAGAGATACAAAGGAATTTAAACGTGAACGTTTGAATAAAGCTGATCAAGAAAGATTAGCTAGTATTGAGAAGAAATTAGTTCCACTTTCGGAAAGGGTGGAGAAGTCTTTAACATATACTATAGAAGAAGCGAAAGAACATGTACCGTATCAAATTAAGCAGCCGACTTATATACCTGAAGGTTATGAATTAAAGAGGGAATGGGCTGACTCATATTTTGGAAGAGATGTAGAATTAGTTGTTAAATCAGAATATGCAAATGGAAAATATGGTTTTACAATTTACCAATCAAGGATTTATGCAGGTGGTAATAAGGATCCACTTCACTACATGATGCCTGGAGAAGAGAATCTAGAAAGTTATAATTTAGACGGGAAAGGAATGGTCTATAATAAATCTTCTCATGGAGAGGGTAAGTTAAAAGGGCTCAAAATGTTTGTACCAGAACAAGGAAAGAATAGTGAGTATCAGATTGTCATAGTGAATGATATTTTTACAAGAGATACAAAGATATACGAAGAGATAATTGATGATGAGCTAACTAAGAAAGAAATGGAGAAAATATTACTTTCTATGTCAAAATAATAGACAGTGTTCTTAAACTTTTAGTTTTAAGAACACTGTCTATTTTATTAAATTTCTAGTGGGATCTAGCCAGCAATTATTATGAATATATTCTAGCTTTCCATACAAGTATACTTTTTGATACACTATGGACAGTATGATATAACTTGACTGAAATCTTTTATACTGGAAATAATAAAAAGAGAACTTGTATAGAATGTAAGCGTGTGGTAATATCAAAGATGTACTGATTGACTATATTATCCAATCGGTCATTTTTGGAGGTGACAATGTGGCGATAGATCGAAAACGTTCTATTATTGAAGCTGCAACAAAGTCTTTTTCAGCGTTCGGTTATAAAGCAACAACGATGGATCAAGTAGCGAAGTTAGCGAATGTAGGAAAAGGAACGATTTATACTTTTTTCAAAAATAAAGAAGAGCTATTTGGTGAAATTATTTCTAATTTAATTACAGAAATGAAGCAAGTTGCAGAAAGCGCAATTCGTTCAGATGTTTCATTTTTTGAAAATGTACATAGAGCATTATATAGCATCTTGGAATTTAGAAAAGAACATCAGCTCATGATTAAATTAATTCAAGAAGAGCGCGATATGGGAACGAAAGAAGTACAAGAAGTTATGCAACAAGTTGATGTGGAAATCGTTTCTGTTATTCAATCGTATTTAAAGATTGCGATTGAAAAAGGTGAAATTAGCAAATGTGATCCAGAAATTACAGCATTTATTATGCTTCGTCTATATGTATCACTTATTTTTGATTGGGAAAAAAATCACGAACCGCTAGAAAAAGAAAAAATTGCAGAGTTATTTGAACTTTATTTACTAAAAGGATTGTCAAACTAAGATAATCCTTTTAATTTTATAAAAAATGACCAATTGAACAATATGGTCATATATTTAAGTTAAGGGGGGATATAGAAAAACTATAATCAAAATGAGGAAAAGTTGCATAGTAATAAATTCAGGGATAAGGCATATGTATGAACAAGTATAGCCTTTTTGTTTGGGTGAAAATGACTAAATGAACGTTTTGGTCATTTTATAAAAGGGGGAGAAATTATGAAAGGGAATCAGTTACTTCGTAAAGAGTTCACGGAAATTATAAAAAGTAAAAAAATATTAATTCCAATTATCGCGGTTTTATTTGTACCGATTTTATATGCAGGGATGTTTTTGTGGGCCTTTTGGGACCCGTATAAACAGTTAGATGACTTACCCGTTGCAGTAGTCAATTTAGATAAAGGCGCACTATTTGATGGAAAACCAATTGAGATTGGAAAAGGGCTCGTTGATAATTTAAAAGATAATAAAAGTTTTAAATGGGAGTTCGTAAGTGAAAAAGAAGCAAAGAAAGGAATGGAAGGTAGAAAGTATTACATGTTAGTGCGCATTCCAGATGACTTCTCAAGTAACGCTACAACGTTATTAAAAGACAATCCAAAGCGATTAAACTTAGAATACATTCCAAACGAAAGTTTAAACTTCTTATCTTCACAAATTGGCGGAACAGCCATTGAAAAGATTAAAACTGAAGTATCCAGCACGTTAACGAAAACATATGCAGAGAAAATGTTTGATTCTATTAAAGACGTCTCAAAAGGATTAGCAGATGGAGCGGAAGGGGCAAATGAACTACATGACGGATCAAGTGAATTGCATGATGGTTCAAGTAAAGTGACGGATGGCCTTCATACACTTCAAGGGAAATCTGGGGAGATGAAGGATGGAGTTGAGAAACTATTTGATGGATCTGGGAAAGTGACAGCAGGTTTAAATACGTTAAATAGCAAAACCGGTGAAATGCAAATAGGTATCGGGAAATTAGTAGATGGATCAGGAAAAGTAACAGATGGTTTACATGTATTAAATAGCAATGCAGGTATCGGAAAATTAGTAGATGGGTCAGGAAAAGTAACAGCAGGTTTAAATACATTAAATAGCAAAACGGGTGAATTGCGTGATGGATCTGAGAAAGTGACCGGTGGCTTGAACAAATTAGTAAGTAAATCCGGTGATTTAAAAACAGGAACAACTAATCTATCAAATGGTATGGGAAAACTTGTTGAAGGGCGAAGTCAATTAGAAAAAGGGTCTCAAGAAATTCAAAAGGGATTGCAAGATTTAAATAGTAACGTACAAAAGTCTGCTGCAGCCTTAGAGGAAATGCAGTCGAAAGTTCCTTCTATATTGAATACAGTAAATGAAAAAATAGATGCGGCTGGGGCGAATATAAATCAGTTAAATGAACTTACGCAATCAACAGTAGGAGATGCTAAAACTGCAGCACAAGATGTAGTAAATTTACAAAAGCAAATTGAAAGTTTACCAAAAGAATATCAAGAGCAGTTACAACCGTTCATAACAAGTGCTGTAAAAAGTACAGCGACAGTTCAGCAAAAGGCTGCCGGAGTAGCAGGTGGAACAAATAAACTAAATGAAGAAGTAAAACAATTAAAGGGCGAAATACATCAAACAACAAATGGATTGCAAAATAAATTACCAAATCCAGCAGGGATGAAAGCTCTGGCAGATGGTGTTGAGAAACTAACGAACGCACAAAATGAATTTGTTAGTAAGTTTCATGGATTTGGTGAGGGATTAGATAATGCAAAAATAGGTGCTGATAAATTAAAAGATGGATCAGTTCAATTAATTGATGGAGTAACGCAATTACAAAGCGGCTCTGGAAAAGTAACAGATGGATTAGGTCAATTATTTGCAGGAGTAAATCAATTAGCAGATGGCTCAAGCCAAGTAACAGGTGGTTTAGGAACATTATCTGCAGGAGTAAATCAATTAACGGATGGCTCAAGCCAAGTAACAGGCGGTTTAGGTACATTATCTGTAGGAGCAAATCAAATGGCAGGTGGAGTAAATCAATTAGCAGATGGCTCCGGTCAAGTAACAACAGGCTTAGGCACATTATCAACTGGCTCAACCCAGCTAATCGATGGCGTTAATAAACTAGCAGACGGATCAGGAAAAGTAACTGATGGACTAGTGAAAGTAAACGATGGTTCAAGTGAACTTGCAGAGAAACTTGGCGAAGGAGCAGAAAAAACTGGTGAAGTAAAAGGGACGGATAAAACGTATGATATGTTTGCAAGTCCTGTAAAAGTGAAGACGGAGAAAATGGCGGAAGTTCCAAACTACGGAACTGGATTTACGCCGTATTTCCTATCACTCGGTTTATTCGTTGGGGCATTACTATTATCAATCGTATATCCATTACGTGATACAGTCGGCGTTCCGAAATCAGGGTTTAGTTGGTTTATTAGTAAGTTCGGCGTACTACTATCAGTTGGTATTATTCAAGCGATAGTAGCAGATGTTATATTACTGTTCGGATTAGGTGTAGAAGTAAAAAGTATTCCGTACTTCATACTCTTTAGTATCATTACAAGTTTAGCGTTTATTGCATTAATTCAATGTTTAGTAACAGCATTCGGTGATGCAGGCCGTTTTATCGCCATCATCACATTAATTATGCAGCTTACAACAAGTGCTGGAACATTCCCGTTAGAGTTGATTCCGAAGTTTTTACAACCATTCAATGCTTGGTTACCGATGACATATTCTGTATCAGGACTGAAAGCAGTCGTATCAAGCGGAGACTTTAATTTCATGTGGCAAAACGTAGGGGTGCTCATGATTTTCATTGTTGTATTATCACTTGGAACAATTGCATCCTTAACTTGGATGCACAAACGACAATTTAGAAATATTGCTGAAAATCAATCGGTTGAAGCGTAAATAAGGAACATAAAAAAGGTACCGAAATGGTGCCTTTTTTATTGGTCTTTTTTTATCACGCTATTTGTGGGCAGTAAGGCTCCCACCTCAAAATTTGGCTAGAGAAAAGAAGTTGGGTGGGAGATAGACTGCCAATAAACGCCTGATTAGTGTGGGCTAATAATCAGTGAGGCTGAACAAAACACCTACTGATTAAAGTTTCACTTTATAGGCTGAGAAATTTCATTTGTTTTTCTATTTTTACGGAAGAAGTATATAGCAATACTTATAAGGATAATTGTAGCTACAATCCAAACAAATGGACCATATTTTTCAGCAAAAGTATATAGTTTCATGTTGCTGGAAATGTCCTCTTTTGTTTTTCCTATTAGAATTTCAGAGCCACTATAACCTTCAAGTGTATCTCCTTTTTTTATGCCAAAAATAAGAACGTCTGATTTGTTTTCTATTCCGGTGTATCGGTATCCTTTACCTTTAATTGTTAATTGGGTATCATCCTTTTTTAGTGAATAGTCTTCGGCAGAAATATCTTTGCCTGACAGTGTAATTGGTTCCATTGAGAAGCGGATTTCTTTTAATGCAGGAAGATTCTCATTGTTTAGTAAGAGTTGCTTTGCAATATGCTGCTCAGTATTAATGTTTATCCAATTTGCTTTTCGTCGTTTATATGTATTAATTTCAAGGAGTGCGAATTCTTTATTTTGAAGTTTTTCCTCTGTAATAGGTTGCGCGGTAGTTAATGTTCCTTTTAATAAAATCACACCGTCTTTTGCAGATTGAAAGGAAGTGGTTTCCTTTGTTTTCTTTAATGTATTGATAGTCCCTTTATAATCCTCTTTTCCTAAAAGAACAGCTCCTGTATGTACGGTTAAAATAAGATATAGGATGCTGAATACGATAATAGCTTTTTTCACTATTTCCCCTCCAAAGTATGTATAATTAAATTATAACATAATTTACCATAATAAATTTATTAATTTGAATAAAAAGTTACAGACGTAAAAGTAATAAATACATTAAGAGAAGTGTAGATGAGAGGAGTAAAAATGAAAAAGAAATACAGTTGTAAGAAAGTTGTACAACTGTACTTAAAGTGGATAAAATATTTTCTTCATAATGTAATGGTTGTTTTGTATCCCTTTTTCTCCTTAATTTCATCATATTTCATGTATAGCTAAATAAAAGGACAGGAATTACAACAATTTACAGAGAAACATAGAGTAGAGGGGCTGGTATGATGAAAGGAAATCTTACTTATTATTTTGTCTTAAATCCGCTAATCATCTTTCTTGTTTACGCCCTTTCACCTATCTTGTTTCATAAAGAAAAATATATAAATATGAAAGATGCACTAGGAATACTTGTAGTTTACTATGTGCTAATTAGTGGGTATTACTTTATGGATGTTATTAGTAAAAGAATGAAGAAAAACGGTAAAGACAAATAAAGAGTTTTAGTACATAAAAATCGATGGAGGACAACAAAATGACTGAAAGTGAAATGAAATTTAGGGATACGACCATTCGTAACTTTTTTGATAAAGAGGACCGTCTAAAATCGATTCCAGGTCAAAAGAAGAAAAAACTAGTATTGTTAGAGTATTTAATTAGCAAGTTAAATGCGGAGAATCAGTATACGGAAAAAGAAATCAATGCATTCATCAAACAATATCATGACGATTTTTGTACGATTAGACGCGAGTTTATTGTGCAGGGGTTTATGGACAGAGAGGATAATATGTACCGTATAAATGGGAGAGAAGTGTGGACGAAGTGGGAGGAGCTATGAGTGTAATGAGGAAGGGGGATTTTCTTGCAAGCTAGTAGTCTTATACATGAAGAGATTTCAGGGAAACCATCAATTTTGGGGATGTTTACTTCACCAACACTGCAATTCAAAAGGATGAAGAATCAAAGAAATATATTTTTACCACTCGCTCTTTTAATAGTATTCATTATAGTTTCAAGTGCGTTAATGTCTTGGAATACTTCAAACAATCCTGCGCTTAGTATGTTTCATAATAAAACAGGATTTACTGTTCCAAAATACATAACTTTCTTTACTACATTTGGGATTTCCGCAATTAGTGGAATCGTAGCTTTATTTTTTGCGCCTATATTCTATAAAAATATTATGATTTTTTTCGGGGTTGATATTAACTATAAGGAAACGTTCCCGATAATTATTTATGCTTCATTTGTATTGCGATTAGGGATGATTTTAAACGGATTAATTGCACTGTCTCTAAGTGGGTATGAGATATCTTATACAAGTTTAGGCGCGATAGCAACGGATAATATGGTTCTACATACAATCGCTCAAAGAATAGATATATTTAATATTTGGTATTACATTTTATTAGGTATAGGTTTAAAAACGATTACGAATTTAAATAGGGATAAACTTATTCCTTTTATTATTGTACTTTTTATTTTTACTAGTTTATTAGCAAGTATGGCTGGATTTATGCAGGAAATATCTAATCCATAAAGGTATTATGAGAAGCAGAACTATAAAAGGTGGATTGGATATAGACCAATCCACCTTTTATCATTTTTTACACTAAAACTTTTTTCTCCAATCTTTCTTTCTGACGTAAATGATGAGCAAAATGCATAGAAATAAGTTGGAACCATTCTGCTGCATGTAAGTAACCAAGCCCAGGATGTTCGACTTTACAATCACTTGGAATAGAAGAAAGTGTTGGCTCAATGTCTTTAACAACTGTAATTAATTCTAGAATACGTTTTTGTATTTCTTCTTTATTAGAGGGGTTTTCAGGTGTATATCCAGGATGATTTGGTACTTTGATTTGTATATTTGGGAAAGCACCAAGTTTATATACTTTTTCACCCATATCCGTTTTCTTGTTAGTTGCAGAAGGCACTTCAGTTCTACATTTCGCGATTGCATCTAACTGCATATATGTAGAGGCAATTAAATGATTGTACATTTGACCGAGAGACCATTCCTCAGCAGAAGATTTGATCTTAAATTGTTCTATCGAATATTTTTCTAATTCCTCCATGTAATACGTAGCTAATTCTTCAAATTTCTTCATAGTGTTAACTCCTTTTTATAAAAATGTATTTGTTAATACTTACTATAAAGGAGGGATACTGACAACATTATGTCAGTAGTGAAATTAAAGTTTTAACATTTTTTTTGCTTCATCATGGATTTTCTCAGAAAGAATTTTTGGCTCAAGTACTTGCACTTGGCTTCCCCAGCTCAATACCCATTGAAATACTTCGTCTATGTTTCTTGATTTCAACAAGACATGAAAGCCATTGTCTTTGTGCTCGTATGAATCTATAAAAAAGTAGCGAGATTCAATAATCTTATGTGCAATATGAGATGGGAATAATAAGCGAACCGTAACAGTACGATTGCTTTCGGGTTTGTAGTTTTGTAAAGAAAAGTCTTTCGGTTTTGTGAAGAATTCTTGTTCTTGCTGTAATGTATCCATACGATCTAAACGAAAATTACGTATTTGTTTTCGAAGTAAACAATGAGCAACGATGTACCAAATCCCTGAAATGTTGACTAAACCGTAAGGATGAACAGTCCGTTTTATTTTTGTAGTTTCTCTCGGTTTACGATAAGAAAAAGAGATAGCTTGTTCTTTTTGAATAGATTCTTGCAACAGGAGAAGTTGGTTTTCTAGTTTTTCTTGTTCAGGTTGTTTGTGTGAAAATATGGGAGAAAGGAAACGGAAGGTTCCTCGTAGTTCCCGGGCTTTCTGTTTTTGATCAGCAGGTAGGACAATTTCAAGTTTCTCTTTTGCCGATTGCGCATGTACAGAAAAAGAAGAAGTGAAAGTTTTCTCTATATAATCACCGCCTAGTAAAAGAGTAACAGCTTCTTCAGGTGTAAGTTGAATGGGAGGCAAAAAATAACCATCCATTAATGAATAACCGTGGCCGGGCATTGCGAAAAGTGGGACGCCAGATTCACTAAGTGCATCCATATCTCGATAAATGGTTCTTATACTTGTCTCAAATTTTTCAGCTAAGCTTTGTGCTGTAACAGTTTGTCTTCTTTGTAATTCAATTAATATAGCTAATAAACGATCTGTCCGATTCATGAAATATCTCCTTCAATTTTTATAAATATGCTTTCTATAAACTTCTAAAAGTATTATATATTCCCCTCCCATTAACAGACTTTTTCCTATGTATAATATTAATATAGTAAAATCATAACAACCGATATTGCAGTTTCCAATAATATACTATATAATCAATTTAAGAAAACGTTTTCATGCAAAGGGGGAGAATTTCGTGTCGACTATAGAGGACGTGGCGAAATTAGCGGGGTTATCAAGGACAACGGTTTCTAGGGTGATTAATAATCATCCATATGTTTCAGATGAGAAGAAAAAAAGGGTTCAATTAGCAATGAAGCATTTAGGCTTCGTTCCTAATTCTGCGGCGAGAAGGCTTCGTAAACAAAAAACGGAAACAATTGCGGTGCTAGTTCCAAGGATTACAAATCCTTTTTTCAGTAGATTTATTGAAGCAATCGAGATTGCAGCTTCTGAACATAAATATAAACTGATTATTTGTCAAACAAGATATTTACCAGAAAAAGAGATGGAGTATTTACAATTATTATCTACGAAACAAGTAGATGGGATTATTCTATGTTCACTAGAAAATCCGTGGGAAGATGTAGAGCCATACTTACAGCACGGTCCAATCGTGTTATGTAATGAATATATTGAGGAAGCAAATATTCCAACAGTGAAGTTTGATCATGCGCAAGGAGCATACATAGCTGCGAAGCATGTGTTAGATCAAGGGTATCGTAATCTTATTTTTTGCCGTGGTAACGAAACCAAATTAGTTAGCCAGCAGCGAAAAATGGGCTTTTTACGTGCAATAACTGAGAAGAGCCGCCAAGTAGAAGCGATTGATTTTCTTGAAAACGCTTTCTCTTGGGAGGATGGAAAACGAATATTCCATGAAGTATTAAAGGACAAAAAAAATCCTACCGCGATTTTGGCAGGAGGCGATGAGGTAGCAGCTGGAATTATCTCAGAGGCGAAGCACCATAACTTGAGCATTCCAGATGATCTCGCTGTTATCGGTTTTGATAATCAAATATTATCGCAGATTACAGAACCAGGTATTACGACAATTGAACAGCCAATTGATGAAATGGCCCGAAAAGTTGTCGACCTGATGATGGATAAAATCCATACGAAAAATTATCGAAAAAAAGAATTGTATGAGTTTGAACTGGAGCTCTTGGTGAAAGGTTCAACGATGAAGGATAAGATGTTATTAGCCTAGTAGACTATGTCTGCTAGGTTTTCTTACGTTCACAAACTACTATTCTTCGTGAACGCAGTCATCACATTTGTTATGGTATGCTTCGTGTTGCTCATCAATTTCTTTCCCACAGTGCGCACAAGTTTTCGTCGGTAAATTTCTGAAAAACTCCATTGGTTGATCGATCATGTCAATCCCTCCATTTCCATTTCTTACTATCATTGTATTAGTACAAAAAATAAAAGTCAACAACTGTTTTATAACAAAATTGAAAATTAATGAAAAAGTTTAGGAAATGGATTATAGTTAACAATGTAGGATGTAAGTAAAAAACTTTCTCAAGTACGGAGAAAAACTGCATTCCTACTCGGTTTTAGAAAGGATGGATACATATGAAAATGACTGTTGTCGGCTTTTGGGGCGGCTTTCCAGAAGCGGGAGAAGCAACGTCGGGGTATTTGTTTGAACACGATGGTTTTCGTTTACTTGTAGACTGTGGTAGTGGTGTACTAGCACAGCTTCAAAAATATATAACACCATCTGATATAGATGCAGTTGTACTTTCGCATTATCATCACGATCATGTTGCAGACATTGGGGTATTGCAATATGCGAGATTAATTACGAGTGCGATAACAAGGCAACTACCGGAATTACCAATATACGGTCATACGTTTGACGAGAATGGATTCCATTCTTTAACACATGAACCACATACGAAAGGAATCGCGTACAATCCAGAAGAAACACTTCAAGTTGGACCATTCTCGATTTCGTTCTTAAAAACTGTTCATCCTGTTACATGCTTTGCGATGCGTATTACAGCTGGAGATGATGCTGTAGTATACAGCGCTGATTCAAGTTATATTCCTGAATTCATTCCATTCACAAAAGATGCTGATCTTTTCATTTGTGAGTGTAATATGTATGCACATCAAGAGGCTGCAAAAGCAGGGCATATGAATAGTACAGAAGTAGCAAGTATTGCAAAAGATGCGAATGTAAAAGAACTTTTATTAACGCACTTACCGCATACAGGCAACCCATCTGATTTAGTAACAGAAGCAAAACAAATTTTCAGTGGCCATATTACGCTAGCGCATAGTGGCTACGTATGGAACTCATGAGGTGATACGATGTTATTTATTGATAATAAAGGAATTACAGATCCTAGAATAAACTTAGCGATTGAAGAATATTGTGTGAAGAATTTAGATATTAACGAAACATATTTACTGTTTTACATTAATGAGCCTTCGATTATCATTGGTAAAAACCAAAACACAGTAGAAGAAATTAATGCAGATTACGTAAAA includes:
- a CDS encoding DUF2087 domain-containing protein encodes the protein MTESEMKFRDTTIRNFFDKEDRLKSIPGQKKKKLVLLEYLISKLNAENQYTEKEINAFIKQYHDDFCTIRREFIVQGFMDREDNMYRINGREVWTKWEEL
- a CDS encoding DinB family protein → MKKFEELATYYMEELEKYSIEQFKIKSSAEEWSLGQMYNHLIASTYMQLDAIAKCRTEVPSATNKKTDMGEKVYKLGAFPNIQIKVPNHPGYTPENPSNKEEIQKRILELITVVKDIEPTLSSIPSDCKVEHPGLGYLHAAEWFQLISMHFAHHLRQKERLEKKVLV
- the yhfH gene encoding protein YhfH, which produces MIDQPMEFFRNLPTKTCAHCGKEIDEQHEAYHNKCDDCVHEE
- a CDS encoding TetR/AcrR family transcriptional regulator, whose amino-acid sequence is MAIDRKRSIIEAATKSFSAFGYKATTMDQVAKLANVGKGTIYTFFKNKEELFGEIISNLITEMKQVAESAIRSDVSFFENVHRALYSILEFRKEHQLMIKLIQEERDMGTKEVQEVMQQVDVEIVSVIQSYLKIAIEKGEISKCDPEITAFIMLRLYVSLIFDWEKNHEPLEKEKIAELFELYLLKGLSN
- a CDS encoding LacI family DNA-binding transcriptional regulator → MSTIEDVAKLAGLSRTTVSRVINNHPYVSDEKKKRVQLAMKHLGFVPNSAARRLRKQKTETIAVLVPRITNPFFSRFIEAIEIAASEHKYKLIICQTRYLPEKEMEYLQLLSTKQVDGIILCSLENPWEDVEPYLQHGPIVLCNEYIEEANIPTVKFDHAQGAYIAAKHVLDQGYRNLIFCRGNETKLVSQQRKMGFLRAITEKSRQVEAIDFLENAFSWEDGKRIFHEVLKDKKNPTAILAGGDEVAAGIISEAKHHNLSIPDDLAVIGFDNQILSQITEPGITTIEQPIDEMARKVVDLMMDKIHTKNYRKKELYEFELELLVKGSTMKDKMLLA
- a CDS encoding helix-turn-helix transcriptional regulator produces the protein MNRTDRLLAILIELQRRQTVTAQSLAEKFETSIRTIYRDMDALSESGVPLFAMPGHGYSLMDGYFLPPIQLTPEEAVTLLLGGDYIEKTFTSSFSVHAQSAKEKLEIVLPADQKQKARELRGTFRFLSPIFSHKQPEQEKLENQLLLLQESIQKEQAISFSYRKPRETTKIKRTVHPYGLVNISGIWYIVAHCLLRKQIRNFRLDRMDTLQQEQEFFTKPKDFSLQNYKPESNRTVTVRLLFPSHIAHKIIESRYFFIDSYEHKDNGFHVLLKSRNIDEVFQWVLSWGSQVQVLEPKILSEKIHDEAKKMLKL
- a CDS encoding YhgE/Pip domain-containing protein, which gives rise to MKGNQLLRKEFTEIIKSKKILIPIIAVLFVPILYAGMFLWAFWDPYKQLDDLPVAVVNLDKGALFDGKPIEIGKGLVDNLKDNKSFKWEFVSEKEAKKGMEGRKYYMLVRIPDDFSSNATTLLKDNPKRLNLEYIPNESLNFLSSQIGGTAIEKIKTEVSSTLTKTYAEKMFDSIKDVSKGLADGAEGANELHDGSSELHDGSSKVTDGLHTLQGKSGEMKDGVEKLFDGSGKVTAGLNTLNSKTGEMQIGIGKLVDGSGKVTDGLHVLNSNAGIGKLVDGSGKVTAGLNTLNSKTGELRDGSEKVTGGLNKLVSKSGDLKTGTTNLSNGMGKLVEGRSQLEKGSQEIQKGLQDLNSNVQKSAAALEEMQSKVPSILNTVNEKIDAAGANINQLNELTQSTVGDAKTAAQDVVNLQKQIESLPKEYQEQLQPFITSAVKSTATVQQKAAGVAGGTNKLNEEVKQLKGEIHQTTNGLQNKLPNPAGMKALADGVEKLTNAQNEFVSKFHGFGEGLDNAKIGADKLKDGSVQLIDGVTQLQSGSGKVTDGLGQLFAGVNQLADGSSQVTGGLGTLSAGVNQLTDGSSQVTGGLGTLSVGANQMAGGVNQLADGSGQVTTGLGTLSTGSTQLIDGVNKLADGSGKVTDGLVKVNDGSSELAEKLGEGAEKTGEVKGTDKTYDMFASPVKVKTEKMAEVPNYGTGFTPYFLSLGLFVGALLLSIVYPLRDTVGVPKSGFSWFISKFGVLLSVGIIQAIVADVILLFGLGVEVKSIPYFILFSIITSLAFIALIQCLVTAFGDAGRFIAIITLIMQLTTSAGTFPLELIPKFLQPFNAWLPMTYSVSGLKAVVSSGDFNFMWQNVGVLMIFIVVLSLGTIASLTWMHKRQFRNIAENQSVEA
- a CDS encoding Yip1 family protein, which encodes MQASSLIHEEISGKPSILGMFTSPTLQFKRMKNQRNIFLPLALLIVFIIVSSALMSWNTSNNPALSMFHNKTGFTVPKYITFFTTFGISAISGIVALFFAPIFYKNIMIFFGVDINYKETFPIIIYASFVLRLGMILNGLIALSLSGYEISYTSLGAIATDNMVLHTIAQRIDIFNIWYYILLGIGLKTITNLNRDKLIPFIIVLFIFTSLLASMAGFMQEISNP
- a CDS encoding MBL fold metallo-hydrolase — translated: MKMTVVGFWGGFPEAGEATSGYLFEHDGFRLLVDCGSGVLAQLQKYITPSDIDAVVLSHYHHDHVADIGVLQYARLITSAITRQLPELPIYGHTFDENGFHSLTHEPHTKGIAYNPEETLQVGPFSISFLKTVHPVTCFAMRITAGDDAVVYSADSSYIPEFIPFTKDADLFICECNMYAHQEAAKAGHMNSTEVASIAKDANVKELLLTHLPHTGNPSDLVTEAKQIFSGHITLAHSGYVWNS